DNA from Helicobacter sp. 11S03491-1:
CAATTATCAGATAAAATTTTTGGCTCACCACTATTTTGGCAAATCATTGGTTCCAGACAAAAAACCATTCCTTCTTTGATTTTGGGTCCTGAATGGGTTGTAGGGCTTTCTAAATAATTAGGGATCTCAGGTTCTTCATGAGGTTTTCTCCCAATACCATGCCCGCAAAAACCTCTCAAAGGTACAAAACCTTTTTCTAAAATACAATCCTCAATCATCTTAGTTAATTCTTTAAAACGAAGTCCGACTTTAATCTTATCAATAGCTTCATACAAAGTATCTTTTGCACAAGCTATGAGTTGTTTATCTTTTGGAGATATTTCCCCTATTCCAATTGTAACTGCCCCATCTCCATACCAACCATCAAACGCAACCCCTACATCAAAACCTACAATATCTCCGGACTTTAATGGAGTTTTATCAGGTATGCCATGTATAATAACAGAATTTACCGAAATACACACCGCATTAGGAAAACCATACAACCCCTTAAACGCAGGTATCCCTCCATTTGATAAGATAAAATCCTCTGCAATTTTATCAAGTTCTAAAGTAGTCATACCCTCTTGAGCATGTTTAGATAAAAGATCCAGAGTCTGAGCAACTATTTTATTAGGCTTTTTTAAAAATTCTATTTCTTTTTTATTTCTAATATTAATAGACACTAAAAACCTACTGCGCTTAATGTTTTATATTTATTCATATAAATTTGAGCCTCAATTTTCCTCATCGTATCAATGGCAACCTGCACAACAATAAGCACTGCTGTCCCGCCAAAATAAAAAGGAACTCCCATGCCCTTTACAAGAATCCAAGGCAATGTAGAAATCACTGCCAAATATAAAGATCCCCAAAATGTCAAATTACCGGCAACTGCATTTAAAAACGATGACGTCCCCTCTCCGGGTCTCATTCCGGGTATATAGCCACCCTGTCGTTTCAGATTATCAGCTATATCTTTAGAATTAAACACTATTGAAGAATAAAAATAAGCAAAAAATATAACTAATACAAACATCAAAACATTATAAGCATAACCATTAGGACTTAAAAAATCTGCTATAGCCTGGATAGTTGTATTTGATGATGCTTGCAAAATCGTAGAAGGAAAAACCAACAAAGCAGAAGCAAAAATTGGAGGAATAACGCCACTAAGATTTAGCTTGATAGGGATATAATTCATGATACGCTTATTTTGATTTTGCATGATGACTTTTCGTGCATAAGAAACAGGCACTCTACGCTCTGCTAACTCTACATAAATAATAACAAACACTGTCGCTAAAATAATGACAAAAATACCAATCAAAACCAAGAAATTAATTTCACCCGTATTGGCAAGATTAAATGTTCCTGCAATCGCAGATGGTATGCCCGAAACAATACCCGCAAAAATAATCAAACTAATCCCATTCCCAACTCCTCTTTGGGTAATCTGTTCCCCTATCCACATTAAAAGCATTGTGCCTGTCAGCATAGAAAATACAGAAATAATCAAAAAGGTTTGCATATCAATCATAATAGCACCATTAACACCATCTCCAATGCTTCTCAATCCAAAAGATACACTCACTGCTTGTATAACGGTGATAAAGATAGTTGCATAACGGACAATTTGCATATATTTTTGCATCCCATCACGTTCTTTTTTCATTTTTGCCAGATTAGGAAAAGTCGCAGCAAGTAACTCCATGACGATAGAAGCCGTAATATAAGGCATGATACCAAGAGAAATAATACTCAACCTGGAAACAGCATTCCCACTAAACATATTAAAAAGCCCTAATGCATTGCCGGAATTATGATCAAAAAATGCTTTAATCGCGGCTAAATCTACTCCCGGAATTGGCACGTAAGCCAAAATTCTATACAAAAATAAAAAACCAAGAGTGATTAAAATCTTGCCAATGATTGCTTTATTCATTATTTTTGCCTACTGGTTCTAATGCGTTCATCTTTGATTTTACAGAGTAATTCATGTGCATTTATCCCAATTATTTTAACTTTTTCGATATAAGTTGGAAATTTATGAATACTCCTGATTGTTTCAAAGGTAATTTCAGATAAGGCAGCGATATTTTTAAATTTATCAATATTAATTACATAAGGTTTTTGGATTTTTGTTCTAAAGCCAACTTTTGGCAATCTTCTTTGAAGAGGTTGTTGCCCACCTTCAAAACCACGTTTAGCCTTGTAGCCACTTCTGGCAGTTTGCCCTTTTCCACCTCTTGTAGAAGTTTTGCCCATACCACTACCTTGACCTCTACCTACCCTTTTAATATCTTTGATACTTCCATGAGCGGGTTTTATTTTTTCTAATGCCATAAAAACTCCTTATGCCTTAATTCTAGCAAGTGCATTTACAGTTGCTCTCACAACATTATAAGGGTTATTTGACCCTAAAGATTTGGTTAAAATATCTTTAATACCTGCCAGTTCAATTACAGGTCTTGCCGATCCGCCTGCAATAACACCGGTTCCTTCACTTGCAGGTTTGAGCAAAATCTTACTTGCATTATATTTATGTTCAATATCATGAGCAATCGTAGTGCCTTTAATTTTAACTTCAATAATATTTTTAAAAGCATCATCAACGGCTTTTTTGATCGCATCGGGAACTTCTTTTGCTTTACCCAAACCAAAACCAACAAGCCCATTTTTATTGCCCACAACAACAAGGGCATTAAACCGAAATCTTCTACCCCCCTTCACAACCTTTGTAACCCTTCCGATATTCACAACTACTTCATTAAATTCTTCTCTATTGATTTCCATATTTTTCCTTTAAAGCACGATGCCATTTTCTCTCAAAGACTCTGCAAAAGCAGCAACTACACCATGATATAAATAACCATTTCTATCATAAATGACCTCATGAATGCCTAATCCTTTAAGATTTTGTGCAAATGCTTTTGCTATGTTTTTAGCATCTTCTTTATTATTGCCCAAAGCCAATTTTTTTCCATCAACACAAGCAAGCGTTTTATGATTGACATCATCAATAGCTTGTGCATATAAATACTTATTCGATCTAAAAATACTTACTCTTGGTTTTGCATCTGTCCCAAACAAAGAACCTTTAACTCTTAATTTTCGCTTGAGTCTTAATCTTTTTTTTCTTTCTAATGTTGTGCTTGTCATATTCCACCCTTAATTATTTCTTAGCAGTTTTACCGGCTTTGCGAATGATGATCTCATCGCTATATTTAATACCTTTGCCCTTATAGGGTTCAGGAGGTCTAAACTCTCTAATTTCTGCAGCAATTTGTCCAATTTGCTGCTTATCGCTCCCCTTGATGGTGATTGTATTTTTATCAACGACTATTTCAACACCTTCCGGTATAGGGTATTTAACAGGATGACTAAAACCCAGTGCTAATTCCAAATTTTTGCCTGCAACAGCTGCTTTGTAACCAACTCCATTGATTTCTAATACTTTGTTAAAACCTGTGGTCATGCCTACGACAATATTACTTGCCAGGGCTCTATAAGTTCCCCAATATGCACGAGATTGTGGCTCATTATCTACAGATTTAAATGCTAATTCATTTGCATTGAGTTCAATATGAACTCTACGGTATGTTTCTAACTCTTTTGTTATTTTACCACTTTTAAACACAATTTTGCTCCCTTCAACAGTTACTTGCACTGTATTTGGAATGCTAATAGGTCTTTTTCCAACTCTTGACATAATTTTCTCCTACCATATACTACAAAGTGCTTCGCCACCTACATTTTCTTTGTAAGCATCTTCATTGGCAACAACACCTTTACTGGTGCTTACCACGATCGTTCCATAACCATTTTTGAATTTTTTAAGTTCATTTCTTCCTTTATAAACTCTTCTTCCGGGCTTACTAATTCTTTTGACCTCATTAATAAGGGGAAACCCTCTTTCATCATAGGCGAGTTGAACCGAAATAGACTGTTTGCCTTCTTTATTATTTACATTATAATCTTTTACGAAACCTTTGGACTTAAATACTTCAAGAATAGATACAACAATCTTAGCATAATAAAGTGTTGTAACCTCTAATCTTCTCATAGAAGCATTTCTAAGTCGTGTCAATGAATCTGCAATTATATCATTTACCATATTTTTTCCTTACCAACTAGCTTTACGAAGTCCGGGAATTAACCCTTCATTACCCATTTTTCTCAAGCATACCCTACAAAGTCCAAAATCTCTATAAACTGAATGAGGTCTGCCGCATACTTGACACCTGCTATATTTTCTAGCGCTAAATTTAGCTTTTCTTTTTGCTTTTGCTATCATAGATTTTTTTGCCATTTTATTTTCCTTTTGCAAATGGCATGCCAAGCAATTCCAGCAACTTGAATGCCTCTTTATCTTTGTGTGTAGATGTAACAATAGTAATATTCATGCCATGGGTTACCATAATATCATCATAAATAACTTCAGGGAACATTAATTGTTCATTCAAGCCAAAACTATAATTTCCCCTTCCATCAAATCCATTTCGAGATACACCTCTGAAGTCTTTCACCCTAGGCAACGAAATAACAATGAGTTTTTCTAAAAAATTATACATTTGATTGCCTCTTAAAGTAACTTTTACCCCCATAGGCATTCCTTCTCGCATTTTAAACCCGGCAACAGATTTTTTTGCCAAAGTAATAATAGCTTTTTGCCCTGCTATTAGCGAAATAGTATCTGCAATATTTTGCATAATTTTTGAATCTTTTGCATGATCACCCGCACCTACGCTAATCACAATTTTTTCGAGTTTTGGCAAAAGCATAGGATTTTTGATCCCAAGCTCGCTGGCCAATTTTGTTTTCACTTCTTCTTGATAGATTTTTTTCAAACCAAACATATTATTTCTCCTGCGCTTTCTTCACATTAGAAATACTCATAGGCATTTCTTTATTAACAAATCCGCCCTTAGGTTCATTATCTGTTGGCTTGATTGATTTCTTGACAATTTTACAGCCCTCTATGATAACCTCTGCACTTTTGGGTAAAACAGCTATAACTTTGCCTACTTTGCCCTTATCATCACCGGCAATAATTTTAACCATATCGCCTTTTTTTATTTTAAACTTTGCCACTACAATACCTCCGGAGCTAACGATACTATTTTCATAAAATTCGCATACCGCACTTCTCTACTAACAGGACCAAAAATTCTTGTTCCCATAGGTTCTTTTTTTGCATCTAAAATAACAGCTGCATTGTCATCAAATCGAATCAAAGAACCATTTTCTCTATGAATTTCTTTTTTAGTGCGCACAATAACAGCCTTGATGACTTGTCCTTTTTTGACTTTTCCATTTGGAATGGCTTTTTTCACAGAAGCAACGATCACATCACCCACTGTTGCATATCTCCTATGACTGCCACCCAATACTTTTATACACATAATTTCTTTTGCACCGCTGTTATCAGCAACATTTAATCTACTAAAACTTTGTATCATATTACACCCCCACCAAAACAATATCTTTTAAGTTAAATGCTTTGGTTTTAGAAATTGGCTTACATTCAATAGCACTCACCACATCACCGACTTTAACGGAATTATTTTCATCATGAATGGTATATTTTTTGAATCTTTTTACAATTTTTCTATATTTGGGATGTACGACTTTTCTTTCGACCAAAATAACGACACTTTTATCTCCTGCCTTGCTGACTACCTTACCCTGGATGACTCTTTTATGGGGTTGTTTTTCACTCATTTTGAATCCTTCTTAGCAGATATTGCAGTATTTAAGCGTGCAATATCTTTTCTTACTGCCACAATTTGACTGGAGTTGGTCAATTGCATTGTTTTGAGTTTGAGTCTTAACTCAAAAAGTTCAGACTTTTTCTCTACTAACATTTTTTTCAATTCGCTTATTTCTTTATCTTTTAGTTCAATAAATTTCATTTTCACTCTCGCTAGTTATGATTTTTGTCTTAAATGGCAATTTACTTTGGGCTAAAGCCAAAGCCTCTCGAGCAGTAACTTCATCTATTCCTGTCATTTCATAAATAATTCTACCGGGTTTGATATTCATCACCCACTTTTCTACACTTCCCTTACCTTTACCCATTCTTGTTTCTAACGGTTTAGCTGTCAAGGGTTTGTCAGGAAATACTCGAATCCAAACTTTACCCGCTCTTTTGATATGTCGCGTCATGGCAATCCTTGCTGATTCGATTTGTCTGGAATCAATCCTGCCATGCTCAAGCGCCTTAATGGCAATATCACCATAAGCCAAAGAAGCTCCTCTAAAAGATTTACCTCTATTTCTGCCCTTCATTTGCTTTCTGTATTTTGTTCTTTTTGGCATTAACATAGTTGTTATCTCCCTCTTCTTTTGGTTCTGGTTTCTCTATTTTCTCTAGTGTCCTCTTTCTTTTCAGGTTGGATACCTTTTTGCAAAACTTCACCTTTAAAAATCCAAACTTTAATCCCAATGATTCCATAAGTTGTCATTGCTTCTGCAAACCCATAATCAATTTTTGCTCTGAGTGTATGGAGTGGCACTCTCCCTTCCATATACCATTCAGTCCTTGCCATCTCCGCACCTGCTAATCTGCCGGATACTTTGACTTTAATCCCTTTTGCGCCTGATTTAATCGCTGTTTGCATAACTTTTTTCATAGCTCTTCTAAAAGCAACTCTTTTTTCCAACTGAGTAGCTACATTTTCAGCTGCCAATTGAGCATTAGCTTGGGGTCTTTTAACTTCTTTAATATTGATGGAAACCTCTCTTTGAACAACATTTTTCAAAGACTGCTTTACTTTTTCAATATCTGCACCTTTTTTACCAATAATTAAGCCCGGTCTTGCTGCTACCACAGTAACACGAATTTTTTTGGCAGCTCTTTCAATAATAATCTCACTCACCCCCGCATAATAAAGCTCTTTTTTCAAAAATTTTCTAATTTTGTAATCTTCTGCGATATTTAATGGCGTACTTTGAGTGCTTGGAAACCATCTTGAAGCCCAATTTCTGTTAATGCCTAATCTTAAACCTATTGGATTAACTTTTTGTCCCATAATTATTTATCCTCACCTTTTATTTTTTTGCTTGTTGGGGGAGTCTTTTTCAAAGTTGTTTGTTTAACTTCTTTGAGCTCTTTTTTTGATGTTTGCTTTGGCGTTGTTTTTTCTGAAACAGAAGCACTTTTTGGGGCGCTTTTTTTATTTTTGGAATTCTCCAACCCCACTTCAACCAAAATATGAGAAGTTGGTTTTCTAATAGGTGTAGCCCGACCTTTTGCACGTGGCATAAATCTTCTCAACACAGGACCTGCATCCACTCTACAAGAAGTTATACAAACATTTTGTGCTT
Protein-coding regions in this window:
- the rplO gene encoding 50S ribosomal protein L15, which gives rise to MALEKIKPAHGSIKDIKRVGRGQGSGMGKTSTRGGKGQTARSGYKAKRGFEGGQQPLQRRLPKVGFRTKIQKPYVINIDKFKNIAALSEITFETIRSIHKFPTYIEKVKIIGINAHELLCKIKDERIRTSRQK
- the rpsQ gene encoding 30S ribosomal protein S17 is translated as MSEKQPHKRVIQGKVVSKAGDKSVVILVERKVVHPKYRKIVKRFKKYTIHDENNSVKVGDVVSAIECKPISKTKAFNLKDIVLVGV
- the map gene encoding type I methionyl aminopeptidase is translated as MSINIRNKKEIEFLKKPNKIVAQTLDLLSKHAQEGMTTLELDKIAEDFILSNGGIPAFKGLYGFPNAVCISVNSVIIHGIPDKTPLKSGDIVGFDVGVAFDGWYGDGAVTIGIGEISPKDKQLIACAKDTLYEAIDKIKVGLRFKELTKMIEDCILEKGFVPLRGFCGHGIGRKPHEEPEIPNYLESPTTHSGPKIKEGMVFCLEPMICQNSGEPKILSDNWGVTSADGLNGSHYEHTIAIIEGKAKILTEI
- the rplR gene encoding 50S ribosomal protein L18, with translation MTSTTLERKKRLRLKRKLRVKGSLFGTDAKPRVSIFRSNKYLYAQAIDDVNHKTLACVDGKKLALGNNKEDAKNIAKAFAQNLKGLGIHEVIYDRNGYLYHGVVAAFAESLRENGIVL
- the rplX gene encoding 50S ribosomal protein L24; amino-acid sequence: MAKFKIKKGDMVKIIAGDDKGKVGKVIAVLPKSAEVIIEGCKIVKKSIKPTDNEPKGGFVNKEMPMSISNVKKAQEK
- the rpsH gene encoding 30S ribosomal protein S8, with the protein product MVNDIIADSLTRLRNASMRRLEVTTLYYAKIVVSILEVFKSKGFVKDYNVNNKEGKQSISVQLAYDERGFPLINEVKRISKPGRRVYKGRNELKKFKNGYGTIVVSTSKGVVANEDAYKENVGGEALCSIW
- the rplP gene encoding 50S ribosomal protein L16; the encoded protein is MLMPKRTKYRKQMKGRNRGKSFRGASLAYGDIAIKALEHGRIDSRQIESARIAMTRHIKRAGKVWIRVFPDKPLTAKPLETRMGKGKGSVEKWVMNIKPGRIIYEMTGIDEVTAREALALAQSKLPFKTKIITSESENEIY
- the rpsE gene encoding 30S ribosomal protein S5, coding for MEINREEFNEVVVNIGRVTKVVKGGRRFRFNALVVVGNKNGLVGFGLGKAKEVPDAIKKAVDDAFKNIIEVKIKGTTIAHDIEHKYNASKILLKPASEGTGVIAGGSARPVIELAGIKDILTKSLGSNNPYNVVRATVNALARIKA
- the rplV gene encoding 50S ribosomal protein L22 yields the protein MSTSLLKYIRLSPTKARLIAGEIQGMNAELAIASLEFTPNKAARVISKVIASAVANGSYEAQNVCITSCRVDAGPVLRRFMPRAKGRATPIRKPTSHILVEVGLENSKNKKSAPKSASVSEKTTPKQTSKKELKEVKQTTLKKTPPTSKKIKGEDK
- the rplE gene encoding 50S ribosomal protein L5, with the protein product MFGLKKIYQEEVKTKLASELGIKNPMLLPKLEKIVISVGAGDHAKDSKIMQNIADTISLIAGQKAIITLAKKSVAGFKMREGMPMGVKVTLRGNQMYNFLEKLIVISLPRVKDFRGVSRNGFDGRGNYSFGLNEQLMFPEVIYDDIMVTHGMNITIVTSTHKDKEAFKLLELLGMPFAKGK
- the rpmC gene encoding 50S ribosomal protein L29, whose protein sequence is MKFIELKDKEISELKKMLVEKKSELFELRLKLKTMQLTNSSQIVAVRKDIARLNTAISAKKDSK
- the secY gene encoding preprotein translocase subunit SecY; translation: MNKAIIGKILITLGFLFLYRILAYVPIPGVDLAAIKAFFDHNSGNALGLFNMFSGNAVSRLSIISLGIMPYITASIVMELLAATFPNLAKMKKERDGMQKYMQIVRYATIFITVIQAVSVSFGLRSIGDGVNGAIMIDMQTFLIISVFSMLTGTMLLMWIGEQITQRGVGNGISLIIFAGIVSGIPSAIAGTFNLANTGEINFLVLIGIFVIILATVFVIIYVELAERRVPVSYARKVIMQNQNKRIMNYIPIKLNLSGVIPPIFASALLVFPSTILQASSNTTIQAIADFLSPNGYAYNVLMFVLVIFFAYFYSSIVFNSKDIADNLKRQGGYIPGMRPGEGTSSFLNAVAGNLTFWGSLYLAVISTLPWILVKGMGVPFYFGGTAVLIVVQVAIDTMRKIEAQIYMNKYKTLSAVGF
- a CDS encoding type Z 30S ribosomal protein S14, with protein sequence MAKKSMIAKAKRKAKFSARKYSRCQVCGRPHSVYRDFGLCRVCLRKMGNEGLIPGLRKASW
- the rpsC gene encoding 30S ribosomal protein S3, which produces MGQKVNPIGLRLGINRNWASRWFPSTQSTPLNIAEDYKIRKFLKKELYYAGVSEIIIERAAKKIRVTVVAARPGLIIGKKGADIEKVKQSLKNVVQREVSINIKEVKRPQANAQLAAENVATQLEKRVAFRRAMKKVMQTAIKSGAKGIKVKVSGRLAGAEMARTEWYMEGRVPLHTLRAKIDYGFAEAMTTYGIIGIKVWIFKGEVLQKGIQPEKKEDTRENRETRTKRRGR
- the rplN gene encoding 50S ribosomal protein L14 gives rise to the protein MIQSFSRLNVADNSGAKEIMCIKVLGGSHRRYATVGDVIVASVKKAIPNGKVKKGQVIKAVIVRTKKEIHRENGSLIRFDDNAAVILDAKKEPMGTRIFGPVSREVRYANFMKIVSLAPEVL
- the rplF gene encoding 50S ribosomal protein L6, which codes for MSRVGKRPISIPNTVQVTVEGSKIVFKSGKITKELETYRRVHIELNANELAFKSVDNEPQSRAYWGTYRALASNIVVGMTTGFNKVLEINGVGYKAAVAGKNLELALGFSHPVKYPIPEGVEIVVDKNTITIKGSDKQQIGQIAAEIREFRPPEPYKGKGIKYSDEIIIRKAGKTAKK